Proteins encoded together in one Nostoc sp. PCC 7524 window:
- a CDS encoding PAP/fibrillin family protein codes for MMGNESARFSWKHELWQQLEALDVQQALFPSPEPKIDEIVQQLENINPIPNPLSVNHLADLRGDWQLVYASRGTVITRPLASVADVWGGIKIKRVWQRLITGDTGNISATNGAELELPLLGDWQLWTEGFWSWGDDEQMAKVSFHSFAVQAIKPFGISSLSLPPLKIPVLEFLRQEAVWITSYLDEDIRVGRGATGNLFVFRRMM; via the coding sequence ATGATGGGGAATGAGAGCGCGAGATTTTCCTGGAAGCATGAGCTATGGCAGCAATTAGAAGCCTTAGATGTACAGCAAGCCTTGTTTCCATCTCCAGAACCAAAGATTGATGAAATCGTGCAGCAGTTAGAGAACATCAATCCCATCCCCAACCCTCTGAGTGTCAATCATTTAGCTGATTTAAGAGGTGACTGGCAATTGGTGTATGCTTCTCGCGGAACGGTAATTACTCGCCCTTTGGCATCAGTTGCTGATGTTTGGGGTGGAATAAAAATTAAACGTGTGTGGCAAAGGTTGATTACAGGTGATACCGGAAACATCTCTGCTACCAATGGTGCTGAGTTGGAATTACCACTATTAGGAGACTGGCAATTGTGGACTGAGGGATTTTGGAGTTGGGGTGATGATGAGCAGATGGCAAAAGTGAGCTTTCATTCCTTTGCTGTGCAAGCTATTAAACCCTTTGGGATATCTAGCTTGAGCTTACCGCCATTAAAAATCCCGGTATTAGAATTTTTACGCCAAGAGGCTGTATGGATAACCTCATATTTAGATGAAGACATCAGGGTAGGGAGAGGTGCAACAGGTAATCTGTTCGTCTTTCGCCGTATGATGTAA
- the psb34 gene encoding photosystem II assembly protein Psb34 — translation MYTTINENGILNNYANEPEMYYANYPTQEEQRRYALQGAYATLLVTTLILVALGVS, via the coding sequence ATGTATACCACCATTAACGAAAACGGCATTCTGAATAACTACGCCAACGAACCTGAAATGTACTATGCTAACTATCCCACCCAAGAGGAACAACGCCGCTACGCATTACAAGGTGCATACGCTACATTACTCGTCACTACTTTGATTTTGGTTGCCTTGGGCGTTAGCTAA
- a CDS encoding O-methyltransferase — MTNLIDIPTARPVTPLGILTKKLEAVVREVKQRQDLPADLVAEITQAWELAAGIDPYLEECTTPESEALAALAKITVKEAWGEHFTAGATVRPLEQEMLSGHIEGQTLKMFVHMTKAKRVLEIGMFTGYSALAMAEALPEDGVLVACEVDPYAAEVAQKAFNQSPHGGKIRVELGAALATLEKLATAGETFDLVFIDADKKEYTAYLQMLLDTNLLAPQGFICVDNTLLQGEVYLPPQKRSANGQAIADFNRTVALDIRVEQVLLPLRDGLTIIRRV, encoded by the coding sequence ATGACGAATTTGATAGACATACCGACAGCTAGACCTGTCACACCCTTGGGAATTTTAACTAAGAAGTTGGAAGCTGTTGTTCGAGAGGTTAAACAACGCCAAGATTTACCTGCTGATTTGGTAGCTGAGATTACCCAAGCTTGGGAGTTAGCAGCAGGTATTGACCCTTATTTAGAGGAATGTACTACCCCAGAATCAGAGGCTTTAGCAGCACTCGCTAAGATAACTGTAAAAGAGGCTTGGGGTGAGCATTTTACAGCCGGTGCAACTGTGCGTCCTCTAGAACAGGAAATGCTTTCTGGTCATATCGAAGGACAAACTTTAAAGATGTTTGTTCACATGACTAAAGCGAAAAGAGTTCTGGAAATTGGGATGTTCACGGGTTATTCAGCCTTAGCGATGGCGGAAGCTTTACCAGAAGATGGGGTATTGGTGGCTTGTGAAGTAGACCCTTATGCGGCGGAAGTTGCACAGAAGGCTTTTAACCAATCTCCCCACGGTGGAAAGATACGTGTGGAATTGGGTGCAGCTTTAGCAACTTTGGAGAAATTAGCAACGGCTGGAGAAACTTTTGACTTGGTATTTATTGATGCCGATAAAAAAGAGTACACAGCTTACTTGCAAATGCTGCTAGATACTAATTTGTTAGCACCGCAAGGCTTTATTTGTGTTGATAACACACTCCTACAAGGAGAGGTATATTTACCTCCCCAAAAACGCAGTGCTAACGGTCAAGCGATCGCTGACTTCAATCGTACCGTAGCCCTTGATATCCGTGTAGAACAGGTTTTACTTCCCCTGCGCGACGGTTTGACGATTATCCGCCGAGTGTAA
- a CDS encoding PIN/TRAM domain-containing protein, with the protein MLDAIIIFSFILAAAGVGFYSTDLLPNGTLDRVTNLEALRLTVAVFAAIIGGAIGLSFQTTYRRLEAQVREMPLEVILTRAIGLVIGLLLANLMLAPLFLLPIPTDFSFIKPLVAVVGSIILSVTGMNLADTHGRGLLRFINPNTVETMVAEGTLKPARTKVLDTSCIIDGRIETLLETGFLEGQIIVPQFVLQELQQVADASKDQKRVRGRRGLEILNRIKEAYPDRIIINPSDYDDIATVDAKLVRFAQDINGTLLTNDYNLSKVASVQKVPVLNVHDLVNAVRPSYLPGDNLDLKILKEGKEPSQGIGYLDDGTMVVVEEGSSYVGGELRVVVTSALQTSAGRMIFAKPQASALT; encoded by the coding sequence ATGCTTGATGCCATTATTATTTTTTCATTCATCCTGGCAGCAGCAGGAGTAGGATTCTACAGTACCGATCTCTTACCCAATGGTACGTTAGATCGAGTCACGAATCTAGAAGCTTTACGCTTAACTGTTGCTGTCTTCGCCGCTATTATTGGCGGTGCGATTGGCTTGAGTTTCCAAACAACATACCGTCGTTTAGAAGCACAAGTCCGAGAAATGCCACTGGAAGTAATTCTCACCCGTGCCATTGGCTTAGTGATTGGGTTATTGCTAGCTAACTTAATGTTAGCGCCACTATTTTTATTGCCCATTCCTACGGATTTTAGTTTTATTAAACCACTGGTGGCAGTGGTGGGTAGTATTATACTTTCTGTTACAGGCATGAACTTAGCCGACACCCACGGACGCGGCTTATTGCGGTTCATTAATCCTAATACCGTAGAAACTATGGTAGCAGAGGGAACACTCAAACCCGCCAGAACCAAAGTTTTGGACACCAGTTGTATTATTGATGGTCGTATTGAAACACTACTAGAAACCGGATTTTTAGAAGGGCAAATCATCGTACCACAGTTTGTCTTACAGGAATTACAACAAGTCGCTGATGCCAGCAAAGACCAAAAACGGGTACGGGGAAGGCGGGGACTAGAAATTTTAAACCGCATTAAGGAAGCATATCCAGATCGGATTATCATCAACCCATCCGACTATGATGATATTGCCACGGTAGATGCCAAATTAGTGCGCTTTGCCCAAGACATCAACGGTACATTGCTCACCAACGACTACAACCTCTCTAAAGTAGCTAGCGTGCAGAAAGTACCTGTTTTGAATGTGCATGATTTAGTGAATGCTGTCCGTCCTAGCTATTTGCCTGGAGACAACCTGGACTTGAAAATTCTCAAAGAAGGTAAAGAACCCAGTCAAGGAATTGGCTACCTTGATGATGGCACAATGGTCGTCGTTGAAGAAGGTAGCAGTTATGTAGGCGGTGAACTCAGGGTAGTAGTCACCAGTGCCTTACAAACCTCAGCAGGACGAATGATCTTTGCCAAACCCCAAGCTTCAGCATTGACGTGA
- a CDS encoding sedoheptulose 7-phosphate cyclase, with amino-acid sequence MSIVQAKFEAQAAAFHIEGYEKIEYDLVYVDGVFEIKNHQLADIYKNFGRCLAVVDANVSQFYSTQIQKYFQYHGIDLTLFPITITEPNKTIQTFEKVVDVFADFKLVRKEPVLVVGGGLITDVVGFACSAYRRSSNYIRIPTTLIGLIDASVAIKVAVNHKKLKNRLGAYHASRQVFLDFSFLRTLPTDQVRNGMAELVKIAVVAHKEVFELLEKYGEDLLHTHFGNIDAMPEIKDVAHEVTYKAIKKMLELEVPNLHELDLDRVIAYGHTWSPTLELAPHIPMFHGHAVNIDMALSATIAARRGYITTQERDRILGLMSRIGLALDHPLLDEELLWRATESITLTRDGLLRAAMPRPIGECFFVNDLTKAESAAALAEHKELCSQYPRGGEGVDMYPLSSQKELVGSAVGK; translated from the coding sequence ATGAGCATCGTCCAAGCAAAGTTTGAAGCGCAAGCAGCAGCTTTTCACATTGAAGGCTACGAAAAAATTGAGTACGACTTAGTTTATGTAGATGGAGTTTTTGAGATTAAAAATCACCAATTAGCAGATATCTACAAAAATTTTGGACGTTGCTTGGCTGTTGTAGATGCTAATGTGAGTCAGTTCTACAGTACACAAATTCAAAAATATTTCCAGTATCACGGCATTGACTTGACTCTTTTCCCCATTACTATTACTGAGCCAAACAAGACCATTCAAACATTTGAGAAAGTGGTAGATGTCTTTGCAGATTTCAAATTAGTTCGCAAAGAACCAGTATTAGTAGTTGGTGGTGGCTTGATTACAGATGTTGTCGGTTTTGCTTGCTCTGCATACCGTCGCAGCAGTAATTATATCCGTATTCCTACTACATTAATTGGCTTAATTGATGCTAGTGTTGCCATCAAGGTCGCAGTTAACCACAAGAAGCTGAAAAACCGTTTGGGTGCATATCATGCTTCTCGTCAAGTTTTCTTAGATTTCTCCTTTTTACGGACTCTACCAACTGACCAAGTACGTAACGGTATGGCGGAATTAGTCAAAATCGCCGTAGTTGCTCACAAAGAAGTATTTGAGTTGTTGGAGAAGTACGGGGAAGACTTACTGCATACGCATTTTGGCAATATTGACGCTATGCCAGAAATTAAAGATGTAGCCCATGAAGTGACCTACAAAGCGATTAAAAAGATGTTGGAGTTGGAAGTACCCAACCTCCACGAATTAGACCTAGATAGGGTAATTGCTTACGGTCATACTTGGAGTCCGACCTTGGAACTTGCGCCACATATACCTATGTTCCACGGTCACGCAGTCAATATTGATATGGCTTTGTCTGCGACTATTGCAGCACGGAGAGGCTACATTACTACTCAAGAGCGCGATCGCATTTTAGGATTGATGAGTCGTATAGGTCTAGCCCTCGACCATCCTCTGTTGGATGAGGAGTTATTATGGCGTGCTACTGAGTCTATCACCCTAACTAGAGATGGTTTACTCAGAGCTGCTATGCCAAGACCTATTGGAGAATGTTTCTTCGTCAATGACCTGACAAAAGCCGAATCAGCCGCAGCTTTAGCTGAACATAAGGAACTTTGTAGTCAATATCCTCGTGGTGGTGAGGGTGTAGATATGTATCCTCTCAGCAGTCAGAAGGAACTTGTAGGGAGTGCTGTAGGAAAGTGA
- the hemW gene encoding radical SAM family heme chaperone HemW: MQKVNVFGVASSAYVHIPFCRRRCFYCDFPVFVVGDRLRGETSGTISQYVDVLCQEITMTPSYGQPLQTIFFGGGTPSLLSTAQLQHILQVLEKQFGVLSGAEISMEVDPGTFDFAHIAGYRGAGVNRVSLGVQAFQAELLKVAGRSHSVEDIFAAVELIHQAEIPEFSLDLISGLPHQSLDQWQDSLTKAVAITPNHISIYDLTIEPGTPFGRYYKPGDKPLPTDETTVQMYRLAQQVLTSAGYEHYEISNYAQTGHQCQHNRVYWENRPYYGFGMGAASYIEGKRFTRPRTTKEYYQWIQAGCVIDCEVTPPEDVLLETLMLGLRLAEGVNVEALREKFGQAKIAAVYQCLKPYLAKGWVEVVNERLRLCDPEGFLFSNVVLADLFSNLG; this comes from the coding sequence ATGCAAAAAGTTAATGTTTTTGGCGTTGCGAGTTCTGCTTACGTACATATTCCCTTTTGTAGACGACGGTGTTTTTATTGTGATTTCCCGGTGTTTGTGGTGGGCGATCGCCTGCGGGGAGAAACATCTGGTACTATCTCTCAATATGTTGATGTGCTGTGTCAAGAAATCACCATGACACCAAGTTATGGTCAACCACTCCAGACAATTTTCTTTGGTGGTGGGACTCCTTCGTTGCTATCTACAGCGCAATTACAACACATCTTACAGGTGTTAGAGAAGCAGTTTGGTGTGTTATCTGGTGCCGAAATTTCTATGGAAGTAGACCCAGGAACATTTGATTTCGCACATATCGCAGGCTATCGTGGCGCAGGTGTGAATCGGGTGAGTTTGGGTGTACAAGCGTTTCAAGCCGAATTGTTAAAAGTAGCTGGGCGATCGCACTCGGTAGAAGATATTTTTGCAGCTGTAGAATTAATTCACCAAGCCGAGATTCCAGAGTTTAGCTTAGACTTGATTTCTGGGTTGCCGCATCAGTCTTTAGATCAATGGCAGGATTCTCTCACTAAAGCAGTAGCGATTACACCCAATCACATATCTATATATGATCTCACCATTGAGCCAGGAACACCTTTTGGTCGTTACTACAAACCAGGAGACAAACCCTTACCCACAGATGAAACCACAGTCCAAATGTATCGACTAGCGCAACAAGTCTTAACATCTGCGGGTTATGAACATTATGAAATTTCTAACTATGCTCAAACAGGGCATCAATGCCAACATAATCGAGTTTATTGGGAAAATCGACCCTATTATGGCTTTGGTATGGGTGCAGCGAGTTACATAGAAGGTAAACGCTTTACTCGTCCCCGTACCACTAAAGAATATTACCAATGGATACAAGCTGGCTGTGTGATTGATTGTGAAGTCACACCCCCAGAAGACGTATTATTAGAAACTTTAATGTTGGGGTTGCGTTTGGCTGAGGGTGTAAATGTAGAAGCATTGAGGGAAAAATTTGGTCAAGCGAAAATCGCAGCAGTTTACCAATGTCTAAAACCTTATCTAGCTAAAGGTTGGGTAGAAGTGGTCAATGAAAGATTACGCCTGTGTGACCCAGAGGGATTTTTATTTTCTAATGTGGTATTGGCTGATTTATTTAGTAATTTAGGATAA
- a CDS encoding J domain-containing protein, with translation MDLGDCYRLLGLRSGASFTDIKASYRRLAQQYHPDINPGDKKAKDKFIALTEAYRFLLTVVPPEETAQRPQQSPTPTSSHQETQAARPKTAPKATVTTEKPPTSQPPNIAEIEQRLKWKTYEQLQRFLRERRFPQAIALAEALAARLPKDAEVRQWQAIAYQIWGRALINENQLLKARVYLKKALKTDPHNKALWEEVQRDFQKLEQVF, from the coding sequence ATGGATCTCGGAGATTGCTACCGTTTACTGGGTTTAAGGTCGGGTGCTTCTTTTACCGACATTAAAGCCTCTTACCGACGACTGGCCCAACAATATCACCCTGATATTAATCCAGGGGACAAAAAAGCTAAAGATAAATTTATTGCCTTGACTGAGGCATATAGATTTTTATTGACAGTTGTACCACCAGAGGAGACTGCCCAACGGCCGCAACAGTCGCCTACACCTACCTCTAGCCACCAAGAAACTCAAGCTGCCCGTCCAAAAACAGCACCTAAAGCCACAGTTACAACAGAAAAGCCACCAACAAGCCAACCTCCTAACATTGCGGAAATTGAGCAAAGGCTGAAGTGGAAGACGTATGAGCAACTACAACGGTTTTTAAGAGAACGAAGATTTCCCCAAGCGATCGCCTTAGCCGAAGCCTTAGCAGCACGTTTACCTAAAGACGCAGAAGTACGCCAATGGCAAGCGATCGCTTATCAAATTTGGGGACGCGCCCTCATTAATGAAAACCAACTCCTCAAAGCCAGAGTTTATCTCAAAAAAGCCTTAAAAACTGACCCCCATAACAAAGCCTTGTGGGAAGAAGTACAGCGCGACTTCCAAAAGTTGGAGCAGGTTTTTTAG
- a CDS encoding ATP-dependent Clp protease proteolytic subunit: protein MDISPIKAVQAPYYGDNFYRTPPPDLPSLLLKERIVYLGMPLVPAVTELIVAQLLYLQSDDPEKPIKIYINSTGTSGYSGEPIGFETEAFAIYDTMKYIKPPIHTICIGSAMGMAAMLLSAGTKGCRASLPNASIILHQPKSYAQGQATDIQIRAKEVLANKASMVDILSRTTGQPPEKVTKDMDRLFYMTPYQAKEYGLIDRVFEKEELANPPLPASVL, encoded by the coding sequence ATGGACATTTCCCCCATCAAGGCTGTTCAAGCCCCTTACTACGGCGATAACTTCTACCGGACACCGCCGCCAGATTTACCTTCCTTACTATTAAAGGAGCGAATTGTCTATCTGGGGATGCCACTGGTACCTGCTGTCACGGAATTGATAGTTGCCCAACTATTGTATTTGCAGTCCGACGACCCCGAAAAGCCGATTAAAATTTATATCAACTCTACTGGCACTTCTGGTTATAGTGGTGAACCCATCGGCTTTGAAACCGAAGCCTTCGCCATCTATGACACCATGAAATATATCAAGCCCCCCATCCACACCATTTGTATTGGTTCCGCGATGGGTATGGCAGCGATGTTACTGAGTGCTGGTACAAAAGGTTGCCGTGCTAGCTTACCTAATGCCAGTATTATCTTGCACCAGCCCAAGAGCTACGCCCAAGGCCAAGCCACAGATATTCAAATTCGAGCTAAGGAAGTTCTAGCTAACAAAGCCTCAATGGTTGATATTCTGTCTCGTACTACAGGACAGCCGCCAGAAAAAGTTACCAAAGACATGGATCGTCTCTTCTACATGACTCCATACCAAGCCAAAGAATACGGCTTAATTGATCGAGTCTTTGAAAAAGAAGAACTCGCCAATCCCCCACTACCAGCTAGTGTTCTTTAA
- a CDS encoding ATP-dependent Clp protease proteolytic subunit — protein MPIGVPKVPYRMPGGQFTDWISIYDRLYRERIIFLGRDVDDEIANQIIAVMLYLDSEDPGKDIYLYINSPGGMVTSGLAIYDTMQHIKSDVVTICVGLAASMGSFLLAAGTKGKRLALPHSRIMIHQPSGGTRGQATDIEIEAREILRIRSQLNQIYANNTSQPLAKIEKDMDRDFFMSAQEAKEYGLIDRVIEERI, from the coding sequence ATGCCTATAGGAGTTCCTAAAGTTCCTTATCGGATGCCCGGAGGCCAATTTACAGATTGGATTAGCATCTACGATCGCCTGTATCGGGAACGGATTATTTTCCTTGGGCGTGATGTTGATGATGAAATTGCTAACCAAATCATCGCTGTCATGCTGTACTTGGATTCCGAAGACCCAGGTAAGGATATTTACTTATATATCAATTCCCCTGGTGGGATGGTAACATCCGGCTTGGCTATTTATGACACCATGCAGCACATCAAGTCAGATGTGGTGACAATTTGTGTGGGTTTAGCCGCTTCCATGGGTTCTTTCTTGTTGGCAGCTGGCACAAAAGGCAAACGTCTAGCATTGCCCCATTCCCGGATTATGATTCACCAACCCTCTGGCGGTACTCGTGGACAAGCCACCGACATCGAAATCGAAGCCAGAGAAATTCTCAGGATTCGTAGCCAGTTGAATCAGATTTATGCCAACAATACCAGTCAACCCTTAGCCAAAATCGAAAAAGACATGGATCGCGACTTTTTCATGTCTGCCCAAGAGGCGAAAGAATACGGCTTGATTGACCGTGTGATTGAAGAACGGATTTAG
- a CDS encoding vWA domain-containing protein has protein sequence MKVQLLSALSDHNVDAAQVSSQRQLAISISAIAEQFEHNLPLNLCLILDQSGSMHGKPLKTVIEAVERLLDRLQPGDRLSVVAFAGSAQVIIPNQEVLDPESIKAQIRKKLTASGGTTIAEGLQLGITELMKGTRGAVSQAFLLTDGYGESSLKILRWEIGTDDSKRCLELAKKAAKINLTLNTLGFGDRWNQDLLEKIADAGGGTLTHIERPEQATHQFNRLFTRVQSIGLTNAYLLLSLAPHVRLAELKPMAQVSPDIIELPVETAADGSLAIRLGDLMKDVERVVLANLYLGQLPPGQQLIGNMQIRYDNPAFSEEGLLSSSWPVYTNVLQVYQPDFNSHVHQWILTLAKYRQAQLAETKLRQGDRSGAATMLQTAAKTALQIGDKNAATVLQTSATRLQSGQELSDAELKKTRIAAKTILQSS, from the coding sequence ATGAAAGTGCAATTGCTCTCAGCTTTAAGTGACCACAATGTTGATGCGGCGCAAGTCAGCAGCCAGCGTCAATTGGCAATTTCCATTTCTGCGATCGCCGAGCAGTTTGAGCATAATTTGCCGCTTAATTTATGCTTGATTCTGGATCAAAGTGGTTCCATGCACGGGAAACCTCTAAAAACGGTGATTGAGGCTGTAGAGCGATTATTAGACCGATTACAGCCAGGCGATCGCCTCTCAGTTGTGGCGTTTGCGGGGTCTGCCCAGGTCATTATCCCCAACCAAGAAGTTTTAGACCCCGAAAGCATCAAAGCCCAAATTAGAAAAAAATTAACTGCTAGCGGTGGTACAACCATTGCTGAGGGTTTGCAACTGGGAATTACAGAATTAATGAAGGGGACAAGGGGCGCTGTTTCTCAGGCGTTTCTGCTTACCGATGGTTACGGTGAAAGCAGTCTGAAGATTTTGAGGTGGGAAATTGGCACGGATGACAGCAAGCGTTGTTTGGAACTGGCGAAAAAAGCGGCAAAAATCAACTTAACTCTTAATACTCTGGGATTTGGCGATCGTTGGAACCAAGATTTACTCGAAAAAATTGCTGATGCTGGTGGCGGGACTCTCACCCATATTGAGCGTCCTGAACAAGCAACCCATCAATTTAATCGTTTGTTTACGCGGGTGCAGTCGATAGGACTTACCAATGCTTACTTGCTGCTGTCTTTAGCACCTCATGTCAGGTTGGCAGAACTCAAGCCTATGGCGCAAGTTTCCCCAGACATTATTGAGTTACCCGTGGAGACAGCCGCCGATGGTAGTTTGGCTATCCGCTTGGGCGACTTAATGAAAGATGTGGAACGGGTGGTTTTGGCTAATTTGTACTTAGGACAGTTACCACCAGGACAACAGTTAATTGGGAATATGCAAATCCGCTACGATAACCCAGCATTTAGTGAAGAAGGCTTGCTGTCCTCTAGCTGGCCTGTTTATACCAACGTTTTACAGGTATATCAACCAGATTTTAATTCCCATGTCCATCAATGGATTTTAACCTTAGCGAAATATCGCCAAGCACAGTTAGCTGAGACGAAATTACGACAAGGCGATCGCTCCGGTGCCGCGACAATGTTACAAACAGCTGCCAAAACAGCTTTACAAATCGGTGACAAGAACGCCGCCACAGTTTTACAAACTTCCGCCACCCGCCTGCAATCTGGGCAAGAACTCTCAGATGCAGAACTGAAGAAAACTCGGATTGCTGCTAAGACAATTTTACAGAGTTCTTGA
- a CDS encoding vWA domain-containing protein, producing the protein MKVNLQPVLNDANLDANQASSQRQLSISISAGAEPQDRTVPLNLCLILDHSGSMNGRPLEIVKQAANRLVDRLKAGDRLSVVAFDHRAKVLVPNQVITDPEQIKKQINRLAADGGTAIDEGLRLGIEELAKGKKDTVSQAFLLTDGENEHGDNNRCLKFAQLAAGYNLTLNTLGFGDNWNQDVLEKIADAGLGTLSYIQKPEQAVDEFGRLFSRIQTVGLTNAYLLFSLMPNVRLAELKPIAQVAPDTIELPVQPETDGRFAVRLGDLMKDVERVILANIYLGKLPEGTQPIANVQVRYDDPSQNQIGLFTPNIPIYANVVRVYQPELNPQVQQSILALAKYRQTQLAEAKLQQGDRVGAATMLQTAAKTALQMGDTGAATVLQTSATQLQAGQDLSESDRKKTRIVSKTVLQDTSS; encoded by the coding sequence ATGAAAGTTAATTTGCAACCTGTTCTCAATGATGCCAATCTCGACGCGAACCAAGCCAGCTCTCAGCGTCAGCTGTCGATTTCTATTTCCGCCGGTGCAGAACCACAAGACCGTACTGTTCCCTTAAATTTATGCCTGATTCTTGACCATAGTGGTTCGATGAATGGGCGACCTTTAGAAATTGTCAAACAAGCGGCGAATCGTTTGGTGGATAGGCTCAAGGCGGGCGATCGCCTGAGTGTGGTAGCCTTCGATCATCGTGCTAAGGTTTTAGTCCCGAATCAGGTGATTACAGATCCAGAACAAATCAAAAAACAAATTAACCGTCTGGCGGCTGATGGTGGTACAGCCATAGATGAAGGTTTACGGTTGGGGATTGAGGAGTTAGCCAAAGGGAAAAAAGACACGGTTTCTCAAGCCTTTTTATTAACCGATGGGGAAAATGAACACGGTGATAACAATCGCTGTTTAAAATTTGCTCAGTTGGCGGCTGGTTATAACTTGACTTTGAATACTCTGGGATTTGGCGATAACTGGAATCAAGATGTTTTAGAAAAAATCGCTGATGCTGGGTTGGGGACTTTATCTTATATTCAAAAACCGGAACAAGCTGTGGATGAATTTGGTCGCTTGTTCAGTCGGATTCAAACGGTGGGTTTGACTAATGCTTATCTGCTATTCTCCCTCATGCCCAATGTCCGACTAGCGGAACTCAAACCCATTGCCCAAGTTGCTCCAGATACGATTGAGTTACCTGTGCAACCAGAAACTGATGGCCGCTTTGCTGTCCGCTTGGGAGATTTGATGAAGGATGTAGAAAGGGTAATTTTGGCTAACATTTATCTGGGCAAATTACCAGAAGGTACACAGCCGATTGCTAATGTCCAGGTGCGCTACGATGATCCTTCTCAAAATCAAATCGGTTTATTCACGCCGAATATCCCCATTTATGCCAACGTTGTCAGGGTATACCAACCAGAACTAAATCCCCAGGTGCAGCAGTCAATTTTGGCATTAGCTAAATATCGCCAAACCCAATTAGCAGAAGCAAAATTACAGCAAGGCGATCGCGTCGGTGCGGCTACCATGTTACAAACGGCTGCGAAAACTGCTCTGCAAATGGGTGATACAGGGGCGGCGACGGTGTTACAAACCTCAGCTACACAACTCCAAGCTGGACAAGATTTATCGGAAAGCGATCGCAAGAAAACCAGAATCGTCTCTAAAACCGTGTTGCAGGATACTTCTTCTTAG